A single Maridesulfovibrio frigidus DSM 17176 DNA region contains:
- a CDS encoding 2-amino-3,7-dideoxy-D-threo-hept-6-ulosonate synthase, with the protein MDVGKKIRLERIFNRATERTIIVPMDHGVSVGPIAGLENMRNAVDDMVAGGANAVLGHRGLVRCGHRSEGQDCGLIVHLSASTSLSPTPNAKILVGTVEDALRRGADAVSVHVNLGDETEMQMLRDLGEVSDKATSWGMPILAMVYARGPKIKDEFDPEIVAHCARVGEELGADIVKVSYTGDPETFGRVVDGVCIPVVIAGGPKLDSTQSFLQMVSDSISAGGSGLSVGRNVFQHKNRVRLVEALSKVVHQDETVEAALKYIGE; encoded by the coding sequence ATGGATGTTGGTAAAAAGATTAGACTTGAAAGAATTTTCAATAGAGCAACTGAAAGAACAATAATCGTCCCTATGGACCACGGTGTTAGTGTTGGTCCAATAGCTGGACTTGAAAATATGCGTAATGCTGTTGATGATATGGTAGCTGGCGGAGCCAATGCCGTTCTTGGGCACAGAGGCCTTGTTCGTTGCGGACATCGTAGCGAAGGACAGGATTGTGGTCTTATTGTTCATCTTTCTGCAAGCACTTCACTTTCCCCCACTCCAAATGCTAAAATCCTTGTAGGTACTGTTGAAGATGCTCTTCGCCGCGGTGCTGACGCTGTAAGTGTCCACGTTAACCTAGGTGACGAAACTGAAATGCAGATGCTTCGTGATCTCGGTGAAGTCTCTGACAAAGCGACCAGTTGGGGAATGCCTATTCTCGCAATGGTTTACGCTCGTGGGCCTAAAATTAAAGATGAGTTCGATCCTGAAATAGTTGCTCATTGTGCCCGTGTTGGTGAAGAACTTGGCGCAGATATCGTTAAAGTTTCTTACACTGGTGATCCTGAAACTTTCGGGCGTGTTGTTGATGGTGTTTGTATTCCGGTTGTTATTGCAGGTGGCCCTAAGCTTGATTCAACCCAGTCTTTCCTTCAGATGGTTTCAGACTCCATTAGCGCAGGTGGCTCCGGTCTTTCCGTTGGACGTAATGTCTTTCAGCATAAGAACCGCGTAAGACTGGTAGAAGCCCTTAGCAAAGTTGTTCATCAGGATGAAACTGTTGAAGCTGCTCTTAAATACATCGGCGAATAA
- a CDS encoding 3-dehydroquinate synthase II family protein — translation MKKIVYKAIPFDKNLLTIALESGVDAVLAEPEHKDAITELGRVVVITPEEMPLVAINQKSDEDIAIDLSKDGTEVCLAKGWEIIPVENILAQVDKLALEVESLDRATLAAGVLERGADTIVVLPEAAHELKAIVAELKLSQGHMDLQKAKITKIESAGLGHRVCVDTISMLKKGQGMLVGNSSAFTFLVHGETESNPYVAARPFRVNAGAVHAYAQMPGDRTTYLQELASGTEVLIVDAEGKTSIATVGRCKVEVRPMLLITAEVTTPQGPVTGKVFLQNAETIRVVSATGEPVSVVTIKPGDEILCRLDDAGRHFGMRISEEIVED, via the coding sequence ATGAAAAAGATAGTATACAAAGCAATACCGTTCGATAAAAATCTTTTGACTATTGCTCTCGAGTCCGGCGTAGACGCCGTTCTCGCTGAGCCTGAGCATAAGGATGCGATCACTGAACTTGGCAGAGTTGTTGTTATTACTCCTGAAGAAATGCCGCTTGTTGCGATAAATCAGAAGAGTGATGAAGACATTGCCATCGACCTTTCCAAAGATGGCACCGAAGTTTGTCTTGCTAAGGGCTGGGAAATTATCCCGGTTGAAAACATTCTTGCACAGGTCGATAAGCTTGCCCTTGAAGTTGAATCCTTGGATCGTGCAACTCTTGCCGCAGGAGTTCTTGAACGAGGCGCAGATACCATTGTTGTTCTTCCCGAAGCAGCGCATGAGCTGAAAGCAATTGTCGCGGAACTAAAACTTAGTCAGGGTCACATGGATTTACAGAAAGCTAAGATTACCAAGATTGAATCCGCAGGACTTGGGCACCGTGTTTGTGTTGATACTATTTCCATGCTTAAGAAAGGGCAGGGAATGTTGGTCGGTAATTCCAGTGCATTTACATTTCTGGTACATGGCGAAACCGAGTCCAATCCTTATGTTGCAGCTCGTCCGTTCCGTGTTAATGCCGGAGCTGTTCATGCTTACGCACAGATGCCTGGAGATCGCACAACTTACCTTCAGGAGCTGGCTTCCGGTACGGAAGTACTTATAGTTGATGCTGAAGGTAAAACTTCTATTGCAACTGTAGGTCGCTGTAAGGTTGAAGTCAGACCAATGCTGCTGATAACTGCCGAAGTTACTACCCCGCAAGGGCCTGTAACCGGTAAAGTGTTTTTGCAGAATGCTGAAACAATCAGAGTTGTGAGCGCAACAGGTGAGCCTGTAAGTGTAGTAACAATCAAGCCGGGCGACGAAATTTTATGCCGCTTAGACGATGCTGGACGTCATTTCGGAATGCGTATCAGTGAAGAAATCGTTGAGGACTAG
- the pheA gene encoding prephenate dehydratase, whose amino-acid sequence MPDSKKEKLDVLRVTIDTLDTQILDLLNKRAEASLSVGAVKAGSADQIFKPFREQEVLKGLSDLNPGPLPEEHLEGIYREIISSSRRLQRPERVVYLGPEGTFSYFAGLEHMGRQADLVPKNNFEDIFVAVSKGEADLGIIPLENSLKGTVGQNVDLFMRYPVYIQDEVYSRISHGLITKGSGLDKIKTVYSHSKAIEQCAGWLRTNLPNATLQSVDSTAKAAEMVADGDDSCAALGNIKLANIFGLHVVAEAIEDLPDNWTRFLIIGPKPGIEGKRDKTTILFTTPDKPGALVGVLGVLSGKSINMTKLESRPFLGEKWKYMFFVDLQGDLSTEEYESIIDELKERCLTFRILGSYPSGSQGGSKF is encoded by the coding sequence ATGCCAGATTCTAAAAAAGAAAAATTAGATGTTCTCAGAGTAACAATAGACACTCTAGACACACAAATCCTGGATCTTCTTAATAAAAGAGCTGAAGCTTCTTTGTCTGTCGGGGCAGTAAAAGCTGGATCTGCCGATCAGATTTTTAAGCCTTTTCGTGAGCAGGAAGTTCTTAAAGGGTTGAGTGATCTAAATCCGGGGCCGCTCCCAGAAGAGCATCTTGAAGGTATATACAGGGAGATCATTTCTTCTTCGCGTAGATTGCAGCGGCCTGAAAGGGTCGTTTATCTAGGGCCTGAAGGAACCTTTTCGTACTTTGCAGGTCTCGAGCATATGGGACGTCAGGCTGACCTCGTCCCTAAAAATAACTTTGAAGACATTTTTGTCGCAGTTTCCAAAGGGGAAGCCGATTTAGGTATTATCCCTCTTGAAAATTCACTCAAAGGGACAGTTGGGCAAAACGTTGATTTATTCATGCGTTATCCCGTGTACATTCAAGATGAAGTTTATAGCCGTATTAGTCATGGCCTTATTACTAAAGGTTCAGGACTGGATAAGATCAAGACTGTATACTCGCACTCAAAAGCTATAGAGCAATGTGCTGGCTGGCTACGCACCAACTTGCCGAATGCGACTCTTCAGTCTGTTGATTCTACAGCAAAAGCTGCTGAAATGGTTGCGGATGGAGATGATTCTTGTGCAGCTCTGGGTAACATCAAGCTGGCAAACATTTTTGGCCTTCATGTTGTTGCCGAAGCAATTGAAGATTTGCCTGACAACTGGACAAGATTTTTAATAATTGGACCTAAGCCCGGTATTGAGGGTAAAAGAGATAAAACAACTATCCTCTTTACTACGCCGGATAAGCCGGGTGCATTGGTTGGTGTTCTTGGTGTCCTTTCGGGCAAAAGTATCAACATGACCAAACTTGAATCTCGTCCTTTCCTTGGCGAAAAGTGGAAGTATATGTTTTTTGTGGATCTTCAAGGTGATCTAAGCACTGAAGAGTATGAAAGTATTATTGATGAACTCAAGGAACGCTGTCTTACTTTTAGAATTCTGGGAAGTTATCCTAGCGGTTCGCAGGGTGGCAGCAAGTTTTAG
- the aroA gene encoding 3-phosphoshikimate 1-carboxyvinyltransferase produces the protein MTSDTCIKIKAPSSKSLSHRALIAGAFSAGTTTVLDPLDSNDIKRTMDCLTSMGAEFSVESGSTIVIGMSGGPKGGDKEPAILEMRDSGTTCRLITAIAGAGKGQFRIQGTSRMHDRPIGELTKALESQGVKVTFAEKEGYPPVILESDGFSGGEMEISLEESSQYLSGLLLAAPYAKKSTTITVVGKKAVSWPYVALTLNVMEDFGVSFAVEVISDGKWVQTDWRLVEQVIPGEIRFVVQPSKYQSDSCRVEGDWSNGSYFLAAGAVGQHPVRIDGLAIDSLQGDRAIVDILKAMGAKIESDSNGVTVFPSKLHGIEVDMGLCPDLVPTVAVAASFADGPTTITNVAHLKIKECDRLDASATEVIRAGGKAEVGDDFIKIIPGTLKKGEKIVFSTYDDHRLAMSTAIFSLAGIEAVAEDPDCVKKSFPNFWKEWDKIKKGNGC, from the coding sequence ATGACTTCCGATACATGTATTAAAATTAAGGCTCCTTCATCGAAATCTTTGTCACATAGGGCGCTCATTGCGGGCGCTTTTTCCGCAGGGACTACAACGGTGCTTGATCCATTAGATAGTAATGATATTAAGCGCACTATGGATTGTCTCACCTCAATGGGGGCAGAATTCAGCGTTGAATCCGGCTCTACTATAGTAATAGGTATGAGCGGAGGCCCTAAGGGGGGCGATAAAGAACCTGCTATCCTTGAAATGAGAGATTCTGGAACAACTTGCAGGCTCATTACTGCGATTGCAGGGGCTGGAAAAGGGCAGTTTCGCATTCAGGGTACATCCCGCATGCATGATCGTCCTATCGGTGAATTAACTAAAGCTCTCGAATCTCAGGGTGTGAAAGTTACTTTTGCTGAGAAAGAAGGATATCCTCCGGTAATACTTGAGTCGGATGGTTTCAGCGGCGGTGAAATGGAAATTTCTCTTGAGGAAAGCAGCCAGTATTTATCCGGTTTGCTTCTTGCCGCTCCATATGCGAAAAAGAGCACAACAATAACAGTTGTCGGTAAAAAAGCCGTATCGTGGCCATATGTTGCTTTGACCCTGAATGTGATGGAAGATTTCGGTGTCTCATTCGCTGTAGAAGTTATTAGCGATGGCAAGTGGGTGCAAACAGATTGGCGCTTGGTGGAGCAGGTTATACCTGGCGAGATCAGATTTGTTGTGCAGCCTTCAAAGTATCAAAGCGATAGTTGCCGCGTTGAGGGTGACTGGAGTAATGGATCATACTTCTTAGCCGCCGGAGCTGTTGGTCAGCATCCTGTTAGAATTGATGGTTTAGCTATCGATTCTTTGCAGGGAGACAGGGCCATTGTGGATATTTTGAAAGCTATGGGTGCTAAAATCGAAAGTGACTCTAACGGGGTTACAGTTTTTCCCTCAAAACTTCATGGCATCGAAGTAGACATGGGACTTTGTCCTGATTTAGTTCCGACAGTAGCAGTTGCTGCTTCTTTTGCAGATGGTCCTACTACTATAACTAATGTAGCTCATCTGAAAATTAAAGAATGTGATCGTTTAGATGCAAGTGCTACAGAGGTTATTAGAGCAGGTGGAAAGGCCGAAGTCGGTGATGATTTCATAAAAATTATTCCTGGGACCCTTAAAAAGGGTGAAAAAATTGTCTTTTCGACATATGACGATCACAGACTGGCAATGAGTACGGCTATTTTCAGCTTGGCAGGCATTGAAGCTGTTGCAGAAGATCCGGATTGCGTTAAAAAGTCATTCCCGAATTTCTGGAAAGAATGGGATAAAATCAAAAAAGGTAATGGTTGCTAA
- a CDS encoding prephenate dehydrogenase/arogenate dehydrogenase family protein — protein MESEFNRIHSIAVIGSRGQMGGFLALKAERAGILVHRFDQPLDEEEMARLLPKSDFVLLCIPVTVMDDVLPMVVPHMKKGAVLSDVGSVKGRPLQQMIRAYDGPVVGTHPLFGPTIPVDFDPTVALVAERDGDKPSLPAVKDFFERLDFGAFESTEEEHDRAMAMIQSLNFSSSIAFFACARELPNIEKYVTPSFKRRLEAAKKMVTQDSDLFVTISGANEYSLEAIRLFRSFLSLAASGDMDLLSERASWWWREDNK, from the coding sequence ATGGAATCTGAGTTTAACAGAATTCACAGCATAGCCGTAATTGGCTCAAGAGGACAGATGGGCGGATTTCTAGCCCTGAAAGCCGAGCGTGCGGGTATTCTCGTACATCGGTTTGACCAGCCTCTTGACGAGGAAGAGATGGCTCGCCTTCTTCCTAAGAGCGACTTTGTGCTGCTTTGTATTCCTGTGACCGTTATGGATGATGTGCTTCCTATGGTTGTACCTCATATGAAGAAAGGCGCGGTTCTTTCTGATGTAGGCTCTGTTAAAGGGCGTCCGTTGCAGCAGATGATCAGGGCTTATGACGGCCCTGTGGTCGGAACCCATCCTTTGTTCGGGCCTACCATTCCTGTTGATTTTGATCCAACCGTTGCTCTTGTTGCAGAGCGTGATGGAGACAAACCTTCGCTGCCAGCGGTTAAAGATTTCTTTGAGCGGTTAGATTTCGGAGCATTCGAATCTACAGAAGAAGAGCATGACCGGGCAATGGCAATGATTCAAAGTTTAAACTTCAGTTCCTCCATAGCATTTTTTGCATGTGCGAGAGAACTTCCTAATATTGAAAAGTATGTGACTCCATCTTTTAAGCGCAGGCTTGAAGCCGCTAAGAAAATGGTGACACAGGACAGTGACCTTTTTGTAACTATTTCTGGTGCAAATGAGTATAGCCTTGAAGCTATTCGCTTGTTTCGTTCGTTCCTAAGCCTTGCTGCGTCTGGAGATATGGATCTTCTTTCCGAACGCGCATCTTGGTGGTGGCGTGAAGACAATAAATAG